In one window of Rathayibacter caricis DSM 15933 DNA:
- a CDS encoding DUF1206 domain-containing protein produces MNTPSGTQAKQAADDAQDSTAVRTLARFGYAANGLVHILIGVIALQVARGGGGSADQSGALGALSSTPGGTVVLWVCTVGLFGLALWGILEAFLVVKGDTELKKWGSRLKEAAKAVVYAALGVTALRFAMGDGSSSSESSESASAQLLSAPGGVVLLVLVGVIVLAVGGVFVYRGVSKKFLENVAEPGGTAGTVVTWLGIVGYTAKGIVLGALGVLLIVAAVKHDPEQAGGLDEALKSLTELPFGVFLLGFVAIGLIAYGVFCFARARWPRL; encoded by the coding sequence GTGAACACTCCGAGTGGTACCCAGGCCAAGCAGGCGGCCGACGACGCGCAGGACTCGACGGCGGTGCGCACCCTCGCCCGGTTCGGCTACGCCGCGAACGGTCTCGTGCACATCCTCATCGGCGTCATCGCCCTCCAAGTCGCGCGGGGCGGCGGAGGATCGGCCGACCAGTCCGGCGCGCTCGGCGCCCTCTCCTCCACCCCCGGCGGCACCGTGGTGCTCTGGGTGTGCACGGTCGGCCTCTTCGGCCTCGCACTGTGGGGGATCCTCGAGGCGTTCCTCGTCGTCAAGGGCGACACCGAGCTGAAGAAGTGGGGCAGCAGGCTGAAGGAGGCGGCGAAGGCCGTCGTCTACGCCGCACTCGGCGTGACCGCGCTGCGCTTCGCGATGGGCGACGGATCGAGCTCGTCCGAGTCGTCCGAGAGCGCGAGCGCTCAGCTGCTGTCGGCTCCGGGCGGAGTCGTCCTGCTGGTGCTCGTGGGCGTGATCGTCCTCGCGGTCGGCGGCGTCTTCGTCTACCGGGGCGTCAGCAAGAAGTTCCTCGAGAACGTCGCGGAGCCCGGTGGCACCGCGGGCACCGTCGTCACCTGGCTCGGCATCGTCGGCTACACCGCCAAGGGCATCGTCCTCGGCGCGCTCGGCGTGCTGCTGATCGTCGCCGCGGTGAAGCACGATCCGGAGCAGGCAGGCGGCCTCGACGAGGCGCTGAAGTCGCTGACGGAGCTGCCGTTCGGCGTGTTCCTGCTCGGCTTCGTCGCGATCGGCCTCATCGCGTACGGCGTCTTCTGCTTCGCCCGCGCGCGCTGGCCGCGTCTCTGA
- the clpS gene encoding ATP-dependent Clp protease adapter ClpS: MPETIERPDERLRTRSAADVPWIVLVWDDPVNLMSYVSYVFRSYFGFGRAEAERLMLQVHTEGRAVVAQGNREEMERHVEAMHGYGLWATLQKADA, encoded by the coding sequence GTGCCTGAGACCATCGAGCGCCCCGATGAGCGGCTGCGCACCCGCTCCGCCGCGGACGTCCCGTGGATCGTGCTCGTCTGGGACGACCCCGTGAACCTCATGTCGTACGTGTCGTACGTCTTCCGCAGCTACTTCGGCTTCGGCCGCGCCGAGGCCGAGCGCCTCATGCTGCAGGTCCACACCGAGGGTCGCGCGGTCGTCGCGCAGGGCAATCGCGAGGAGATGGAGCGGCACGTGGAGGCGATGCACGGCTACGGCCTGTGGGCGACGCTGCAGAAGGCCGACGCATGA
- a CDS encoding DUF2017 domain-containing protein yields MRAFRRDSSGAAVARFDREEAGILRHLAGEMLELLDRSVDDDLARTDPALARLLPDAYRDDAEAAAEFRRFTAPDLAGRKMDDARSVTAALDAGDDSGHGRVFAGLGEISVRLEDPQALSWMRALTDMRLALAARLGILDSDDGLEPEDENAAAIRSVYDWLGAVQDGLVRAVDV; encoded by the coding sequence ATGCGCGCCTTCCGCCGCGACTCCTCCGGCGCCGCCGTCGCCCGCTTCGACCGGGAGGAGGCGGGGATCCTCCGCCACCTCGCCGGCGAGATGCTCGAGCTGCTCGATCGCAGCGTCGACGACGACCTCGCCCGCACCGATCCTGCACTCGCGCGCCTGCTCCCCGACGCCTACCGCGACGACGCCGAGGCCGCCGCCGAGTTCCGGCGATTCACCGCCCCCGATCTCGCCGGACGCAAGATGGACGACGCACGGTCCGTGACCGCCGCGCTCGATGCGGGGGACGACTCCGGGCACGGACGCGTCTTCGCGGGCCTCGGCGAGATCTCGGTGCGCCTCGAGGATCCGCAGGCGCTCTCGTGGATGCGCGCGCTCACCGACATGCGCCTGGCGCTCGCCGCCCGCCTCGGCATCCTCGACTCCGACGACGGGCTCGAGCCCGAGGACGAGAACGCGGCCGCGATCCGCAGCGTCTACGACTGGCTCGGCGCCGTCCAGGACGGCCTGGTCCGCGCCGTCGACGTCTAG